The Crocosphaera subtropica ATCC 51142 genome includes a window with the following:
- a CDS encoding cryptochrome/photolyase family protein: MNIGIWILGNQLHLEQAALLSCKNNKQETPVIFIESHNYIQKRPYHQQKLVLVFSAMRHFAEELSSQGWQVSYKVAHDFESALNNWIKENKITELRVVSPCDRPFLRRIQSFKLDCKTKFISNNHFLWSNEEFKQWNDSRKRLLLEDFYREGRKRFNILMDEDQPIGDKWNFDKQNRKPPKQNLNPPTPLWFEPDAITEQVIKDIKSYKIASYGKIEPFKWGVTRSQALQVLDHFLENNLNNFGAYQDAMITGEYTMWHSLISPYINLGLLTPLEVIQKIEKAYHEFDYPLNSVEGLIRQILGWREYMYGIYQLMDDDYRDKNWFDHQENLPAFYWDSSQTDMNCLKQILQQVEETGYAHHIQRLMVLSNFALIIGVSPQAINDWFHSAFIDGYDWVMVPNVIGMGQFADGGILASKPYAASANYINKMSDYCKSCEYKQTKRTGEKACPFNFFYWDFLSRHQEKLKSLGRMNLVLANLKKIDSEELQEIQSQSQQWKEDH, translated from the coding sequence ATGAATATTGGTATTTGGATCTTAGGAAATCAATTACATTTAGAACAAGCTGCTTTACTCAGTTGCAAAAATAATAAACAAGAAACCCCTGTTATTTTTATTGAGTCTCATAACTATATTCAAAAAAGACCTTATCATCAACAAAAATTAGTCTTAGTTTTCTCAGCAATGCGTCACTTTGCTGAAGAATTGAGTTCACAAGGATGGCAAGTTAGTTATAAAGTAGCTCATGATTTTGAATCAGCCTTGAATAATTGGATTAAAGAAAACAAAATAACAGAATTAAGAGTGGTTAGTCCCTGTGATCGCCCATTTTTAAGACGTATTCAAAGCTTTAAATTAGATTGTAAAACCAAATTCATTTCTAATAATCATTTTTTGTGGAGTAACGAAGAATTTAAACAGTGGAATGACTCACGAAAACGGTTATTGTTAGAAGATTTTTATCGAGAAGGCCGAAAAAGATTCAATATTTTAATGGACGAAGATCAACCCATTGGTGATAAATGGAATTTTGATAAACAAAATCGTAAACCTCCCAAACAAAACTTAAATCCTCCGACTCCTTTATGGTTTGAACCCGATGCAATAACTGAACAAGTGATTAAAGATATCAAATCTTATAAAATAGCAAGCTACGGCAAAATTGAACCGTTTAAATGGGGAGTGACTCGTTCACAAGCGTTACAAGTATTAGACCATTTTTTAGAGAATAATTTAAACAATTTTGGGGCTTATCAAGATGCTATGATTACAGGAGAATATACCATGTGGCATAGTTTAATCTCTCCTTATATCAACCTTGGACTATTAACCCCTTTAGAAGTAATTCAAAAGATCGAAAAAGCTTATCATGAGTTCGATTATCCTTTAAATAGTGTAGAAGGTTTAATCAGACAAATTTTAGGATGGCGAGAATATATGTATGGAATTTATCAATTAATGGATGATGATTATAGAGATAAAAATTGGTTTGATCATCAAGAAAATTTACCAGCATTTTACTGGGATAGTTCTCAAACGGATATGAATTGTTTAAAACAAATTCTGCAACAGGTAGAAGAAACGGGATACGCTCATCATATTCAAAGATTAATGGTTTTAAGTAATTTTGCCTTAATTATCGGGGTATCTCCCCAAGCTATTAATGATTGGTTTCATAGTGCTTTTATTGATGGGTATGACTGGGTTATGGTTCCGAATGTGATAGGAATGGGACAGTTTGCCGATGGAGGAATATTAGCGTCAAAACCCTACGCAGCATCCGCTAATTATATTAACAAAATGAGTGATTATTGTAAAAGTTGTGAATATAAACAGACGAAACGGACAGGAGAAAAAGCTTGTCCCTTTAACTTCTTTTACTGGGATTTTTTATCCCGTCATCAAGAAAAATTAAAATCATTAGGCAGAATGAATTTAGTCTTAGCTAATCTTAAAAAAATAGACTCAGAAGAGTTACAAGAAATACAATCTCAATCACAACAATGGAAAGAAGATCATTAA
- a CDS encoding Uma2 family endonuclease: MITQLASSDNYPIIIQISPIFDMTDEQFFELCQLNRDYRFEKTAKGELMIMSPTGSETGNRNFNLLVQLGNWIEKGGTGIGFDSSTGFILPNGATRSPDAAWIKGEKGFILDLTKIW, translated from the coding sequence ATGATTACTCAACTAGCTTCTAGTGATAATTATCCAATTATTATCCAAATTTCTCCCATATTTGACATGACAGATGAGCAATTTTTTGAGTTATGTCAACTTAATAGAGATTATCGTTTTGAGAAAACTGCAAAAGGGGAATTAATGATTATGTCTCCCACAGGGAGTGAAACAGGAAACCGCAATTTTAACTTATTAGTCCAACTAGGAAACTGGATAGAAAAAGGTGGAACAGGAATCGGTTTTGATTCTTCTACGGGTTTTATTCTTCCTAATGGTGCGACTCGTTCCCCTGATGCAGCTTGGATAAAAGGAGAAAAAGGATTTATCTTAGATTTAACTAAAATTTGGTGA
- a CDS encoding potassium channel family protein — protein sequence MKPQIIVCGLGRTGYKIFRLLKRQGAAVVGISDRLILGETSDNVIVGELSSPSTLAKAGIHHAHTLVLASNNDAVNLGTLTQARILNPKIRIINRLFNHTLGERLDQTLPRHHTMSVAALAAPIFSFAALGNKAIGQLQLFNQIWPIEDVVIDENHPWLGLNLGELWECPSRMLIYYLPAQGELDLVSAVLQKKSLQLGDHLIIGTRLSSRSKHRFWGQKIVKAIANLRRYQRYVNPVIAVTLCLLGMIFAATFTYVAVNYNTSLVDALYFSVGMITGAGGQEQVAEKAPASIKVFTAIMMIVGAGVIGVCYALLNDFILGTRFKQFWDVARVPTKHHYIVCGLGGIGIQIVRQLQEQGYEVVVIESDQNNRFLHTARSLRVPIILEDARVNDTLKTANIQKAEGIIVVTSNDMINVEIGLTAKAIAPQINIILRSQDPQFGQSVQEVFEFETVLCPSELATPSFAAAALGGKILGNGMTEDLLWVALATLITAKHSFCGQTVKDAAMKGGFVPLYLERNPLTIHSWELLDTHLQPGDVLYLTMPANELEQLWRIPSVELHVKSSEFGVRSSR from the coding sequence ATGAAACCGCAAATCATTGTCTGTGGGTTGGGACGAACCGGATATAAAATATTTCGTTTATTAAAACGACAAGGGGCTGCTGTAGTCGGAATTAGTGACCGCCTCATTTTAGGAGAAACCTCTGATAATGTCATTGTCGGCGAATTAAGTTCACCTTCAACCCTAGCCAAAGCTGGTATTCATCACGCCCATACCCTCGTTTTAGCTAGTAATAACGATGCGGTTAACTTAGGAACCCTCACCCAAGCGAGAATACTAAACCCGAAAATTCGCATTATTAACCGTTTATTTAACCACACCTTGGGAGAAAGACTGGATCAAACCCTTCCCCGTCACCATACCATGAGTGTGGCGGCCTTAGCTGCCCCTATCTTCTCCTTTGCAGCTTTAGGGAATAAAGCGATCGGTCAATTACAATTATTTAACCAAATATGGCCCATTGAAGACGTTGTTATCGACGAAAATCATCCTTGGTTGGGCTTAAATTTAGGGGAGTTGTGGGAATGCCCCTCACGGATGTTAATTTATTATTTACCGGCGCAGGGTGAGTTAGACTTAGTTTCGGCGGTATTACAAAAAAAATCCTTACAATTAGGGGATCATCTCATCATTGGGACTCGTTTAAGCAGTCGTTCTAAACATCGCTTTTGGGGTCAAAAAATAGTGAAAGCGATCGCTAATTTACGGCGTTATCAACGTTATGTTAACCCAGTTATTGCGGTAACGTTATGTTTATTGGGGATGATTTTTGCTGCGACGTTTACTTATGTTGCAGTGAATTACAATACGTCTTTGGTGGATGCGTTATACTTCTCCGTGGGCATGATCACCGGTGCCGGCGGACAAGAACAAGTAGCCGAAAAAGCCCCGGCCAGCATTAAAGTCTTTACCGCTATTATGATGATTGTGGGCGCAGGAGTGATTGGAGTCTGTTATGCCCTACTTAATGATTTTATTCTAGGTACTCGCTTCAAACAATTTTGGGATGTGGCTAGGGTTCCCACTAAACACCATTATATTGTCTGTGGGTTGGGAGGTATTGGTATTCAAATTGTCCGTCAACTTCAGGAACAAGGATATGAGGTGGTGGTGATCGAGTCGGATCAAAATAACCGTTTTTTACATACAGCGCGATCGTTAAGGGTTCCCATTATTTTAGAAGATGCAAGGGTTAATGACACTTTAAAGACGGCTAATATTCAAAAAGCAGAAGGGATTATTGTTGTTACTAGCAACGATATGATTAATGTGGAGATCGGGCTAACGGCTAAAGCGATCGCTCCTCAGATTAACATTATTCTGCGATCACAAGATCCCCAGTTTGGTCAGTCGGTTCAAGAGGTATTTGAGTTTGAAACGGTGTTATGTCCTTCTGAGTTAGCCACCCCTTCCTTTGCTGCTGCTGCGTTGGGGGGTAAAATTTTGGGCAATGGCATGACAGAAGACTTATTATGGGTAGCCTTAGCCACTTTAATCACAGCAAAACACTCTTTTTGTGGGCAAACGGTGAAAGATGCAGCGATGAAAGGGGGGTTTGTTCCCTTGTATTTGGAACGAAACCCTTTAACCATCCACAGTTGGGAATTATTGGATACTCATTTACAGCCTGGAGATGTTTTATATTTAACCATGCCAGCCAATGAATTAGAGCAATTATGGCGCATTCCTTCGGTGGAGTTGCACGTCAAGAGTTCGGAGTTTGGTGTTCGGAGTTCGCGATAA
- a CDS encoding NAD+ synthase, whose product MKIAIAQLNPIIGDIENNAQHIYKVAQIAVERKAELLLTPELSLCGYPPKDLLFNTGFVEKLQIELEKLAKQLPKKLAVLVGTVTENPHAYREGEKPLFNSIVLIENQAIKQIFHKRLLPTYDVFDEDRYFEPGKESNFFQLSSHDSNSKPIKIGVTVCEDLWNDEEFWGKRNYETNPIQDLVNNGVDLVVNLSASPYSIGKQKVRESMLKYTAQRHQVPIIYTNQVGGNDDLIFDGNSFAVNKNGEITLRAKGFQTAIETIECDDNNHDFKISYIADSIETEEAEIWSALVLGLKDYAHKCGFSKAVLGLSGGIDSSLVAAIAAEALGKENVLGILMPSPYSSSHSISDAEALVNNLGIKRYTLPIKDVMKAYDSILEPLFKGTEFGVAEENLQSRIRGNLLMAIANKFGHLLLSTGNKSEMAVGYCTLYGDMNGGLAVISDVPKTRVFHLCKWLNRHQEIIPRNVLIKPPSAELKPDQVDQDSLPSYDILDGILDRLIHRHQSIKEIEAAGFDYDIICKVVKLVTRAEFKRKQAPPGLKVSDRAFGTGWRMPIASRWKLD is encoded by the coding sequence ATGAAAATTGCGATCGCTCAACTCAATCCTATTATTGGTGATATTGAAAATAACGCCCAACATATTTATAAAGTAGCCCAAATAGCCGTAGAAAGAAAAGCAGAATTATTATTAACGCCTGAACTATCTTTATGTGGCTATCCTCCTAAAGATTTACTTTTCAATACTGGTTTTGTTGAAAAGTTACAGATAGAATTAGAAAAATTAGCTAAACAGTTACCTAAAAAATTAGCTGTTTTAGTGGGAACAGTAACCGAAAATCCCCATGCTTACCGTGAGGGAGAAAAACCCTTATTTAATAGTATCGTTTTAATCGAAAATCAAGCCATTAAACAGATTTTTCATAAACGACTTTTACCTACCTATGATGTCTTTGACGAAGACAGATATTTTGAACCGGGAAAAGAAAGTAATTTTTTTCAGTTATCCTCTCATGATTCTAATTCTAAACCCATTAAAATCGGGGTAACAGTATGTGAAGATTTATGGAATGATGAAGAATTTTGGGGCAAACGAAACTATGAAACCAACCCTATTCAAGACTTAGTTAATAATGGAGTTGATTTAGTGGTCAATTTATCGGCTTCTCCTTATAGTATCGGAAAGCAAAAAGTCAGAGAATCTATGTTAAAATATACTGCCCAACGTCACCAAGTTCCTATTATTTACACAAACCAAGTCGGGGGAAATGATGACTTAATTTTTGATGGTAACAGTTTTGCAGTCAATAAAAATGGTGAAATCACTTTACGGGCAAAAGGATTTCAAACTGCCATAGAAACTATAGAATGTGATGATAACAATCACGATTTTAAAATAAGTTATATTGCCGATTCTATAGAAACAGAAGAAGCAGAAATATGGTCAGCTTTAGTGTTAGGATTAAAAGATTATGCTCATAAATGTGGCTTTTCTAAAGCTGTTTTAGGGTTAAGTGGAGGGATTGATTCATCCTTAGTTGCTGCTATTGCTGCTGAAGCATTAGGGAAAGAAAATGTGTTAGGCATATTAATGCCTTCTCCCTATAGTTCGAGTCATTCTATTAGTGATGCAGAAGCATTGGTTAATAACCTAGGAATTAAGCGTTATACTTTGCCGATAAAAGATGTAATGAAAGCTTATGATTCAATTTTAGAACCCTTATTTAAAGGGACAGAGTTTGGGGTTGCTGAAGAAAATTTACAATCCAGAATCCGTGGTAATTTATTAATGGCGATCGCTAATAAATTCGGACATTTACTATTATCAACGGGAAATAAATCAGAAATGGCTGTGGGTTATTGTACTTTATATGGGGATATGAACGGGGGTTTAGCCGTTATTTCAGATGTGCCTAAAACCCGTGTTTTTCATCTTTGTAAGTGGTTAAACCGACATCAAGAGATCATTCCCCGTAATGTCTTAATTAAACCCCCTAGTGCAGAATTAAAGCCTGATCAAGTGGATCAAGATTCCTTGCCATCTTATGACATTTTAGACGGTATTTTAGATAGATTAATTCATCGTCATCAATCCATCAAAGAAATTGAAGCAGCCGGATTTGATTATGATATAATATGTAAAGTGGTAAAATTGGTAACTCGTGCTGAATTTAAACGAAAACAAGCTCCTCCAGGACTCAAAGTAAGTGATCGTGCATTTGGAACAGGTTGGAGAATGCCTATTGCCAGTCGTTGGAAGTTAGATTAA
- a CDS encoding NUDIX hydrolase, with protein sequence MNSHNNQLILEDFKVGVDNVIFSIDSQKNRLLVLLVKRSEEPYIDQWGLPGTLVRQGESLEAAAYRILSEKIETNNLYLEQLYTFGGPNRDPRESPDSYGVRYLSVSYFALVRFEEAKLITNYHQTAWYMIEKVPQLAFDHNVILDYGYQRLKSKLEYSPVAFDVLPEMFTLNDLYQFYTTVLGENFADYSNFRTRLLKLGFLIDTEKKVSRGAGRPATLYRFDSEAFAPFKDKPFVFI encoded by the coding sequence ATGAATTCCCATAACAATCAATTAATTTTAGAAGATTTTAAAGTAGGAGTTGATAATGTTATTTTTTCCATTGATTCTCAAAAAAATCGACTCTTAGTTTTATTGGTTAAACGGTCAGAAGAACCTTATATTGATCAATGGGGTTTACCAGGAACTTTAGTGAGACAAGGAGAATCTCTAGAAGCAGCAGCTTATCGTATTTTATCCGAAAAAATAGAGACTAATAATCTCTATTTAGAACAATTATATACCTTCGGAGGCCCTAATCGAGATCCCAGAGAATCCCCTGATAGTTATGGGGTTCGTTATTTATCGGTGAGTTACTTTGCTTTAGTCCGTTTTGAAGAAGCAAAATTAATCACAAATTATCATCAAACCGCTTGGTATATGATAGAAAAGGTTCCTCAATTAGCTTTTGATCATAACGTCATTTTAGATTATGGTTATCAACGATTAAAAAGCAAATTAGAATACAGTCCCGTTGCTTTTGATGTGTTACCAGAAATGTTTACATTAAATGATTTATATCAATTTTATACCACTGTTTTAGGAGAAAATTTTGCCGATTATTCTAATTTTAGAACTCGTTTACTTAAGTTGGGTTTCTTGATAGATACTGAAAAAAAAGTGTCTAGGGGCGCAGGACGACCGGCAACATTATATCGCTTTGATTCTGAAGCCTTTGCACCCTTTAAAGATAAGCCATTTGTTTTTATTTAA
- a CDS encoding nicotinate-nucleotide adenylyltransferase, protein MTKIALFGTSADPPTAGHQSIIHWLSTHFDWVGIWASDNPYKDHQTSLDHRIAMLQLLIDNIDPPPHNIYLSKKLSHRRSLISVAKAKEIWGENAEYFLVIGSDLVKQIRQWYRIDKLLAEVSILIIPRPGYTINQSDLNALEEIGGNYEIADLNAPEVSSTAYRKYGNENVLIQPVQDYIHQEKLYA, encoded by the coding sequence ATGACAAAAATTGCTCTATTTGGAACCAGTGCTGATCCCCCAACGGCAGGACATCAATCCATTATTCATTGGTTATCCACTCATTTTGATTGGGTAGGAATTTGGGCTTCTGATAATCCCTATAAAGATCATCAAACCTCTTTGGATCATCGTATCGCTATGTTGCAATTATTAATTGACAATATTGATCCCCCTCCTCATAACATTTATCTGTCTAAAAAATTAAGTCATCGTCGTAGTTTAATAAGCGTGGCAAAAGCTAAAGAAATTTGGGGAGAAAATGCAGAGTATTTTTTAGTCATTGGTTCGGATTTAGTGAAACAAATTCGTCAATGGTATCGCATTGATAAATTATTAGCTGAAGTCTCAATCTTAATTATCCCTCGTCCTGGTTATACTATCAATCAATCTGACTTAAACGCTTTAGAAGAAATTGGAGGAAATTATGAAATTGCTGATCTCAATGCCCCTGAAGTTTCTTCTACTGCTTACCGAAAATATGGCAATGAAAATGTCTTAATTCAACCTGTTCAAGATTATATTCACCAAGAAAAGTTATACGCATGA
- a CDS encoding nicotinate phosphoribosyltransferase translates to MLTLNTSLTPSPQDSSLLTDLYQLTMAACYAGEGIAEKRASFELFVRSLPDNFGYLIAMGLTQGLNYLENLRFTPEQIDYLKNTGIFDHVSSNFWSLLENQDFTGDVWAVPEGTAIFANEPLLRVEAPLWQAQIVETYLLNIINYQTLIATRAARMRDMAGENPVLLEFGTRRAFSPQGAMWAARAALAAGFDATSNVLAAKELNQQPRGTMAHALVMAFTALSGNEDDAFTAFNRYFPGATLLIDTYDTVAAAERLAQKMEAGEAEVKGVRLDSGDLGALSKKVRSLLPHVKIVASGDIDEWELQRLRKENASIDGYGVGTRLVTGKPVNGVYKLVEIDDIPTMKESSHKMTYPGRKQVFRRYDHGIIKSDRLALADEAIESGETPLLELMMKEGKTIKENESLETIAQRVQSSVKSLPSETHNITKPTPIKVNISEPLEKLRQSLIH, encoded by the coding sequence ATGTTAACTCTCAATACTAGTTTAACCCCATCCCCTCAAGACAGTAGTTTGCTGACAGACTTGTATCAGTTAACCATGGCCGCTTGTTATGCAGGGGAAGGCATCGCTGAAAAAAGAGCCAGTTTTGAACTATTTGTGCGAAGTTTACCCGATAACTTTGGTTATCTTATCGCTATGGGACTCACCCAAGGGTTAAACTATCTAGAAAACTTACGTTTTACCCCAGAACAGATAGATTACTTGAAAAATACAGGAATTTTTGACCATGTTAGCTCTAATTTCTGGTCATTGTTAGAAAATCAAGACTTTACAGGGGATGTATGGGCAGTTCCTGAAGGAACCGCTATCTTTGCCAATGAACCTTTATTGCGAGTTGAAGCCCCGTTATGGCAAGCGCAAATCGTCGAAACCTACCTATTAAACATTATTAACTATCAAACCTTAATCGCCACTAGAGCAGCGAGAATGCGTGATATGGCAGGGGAAAACCCTGTTTTGTTAGAATTCGGTACAAGACGTGCATTTAGTCCTCAAGGGGCAATGTGGGCAGCGAGGGCAGCCTTAGCAGCCGGGTTTGATGCCACCTCTAATGTCTTAGCTGCTAAAGAATTGAATCAGCAACCCCGTGGAACCATGGCCCATGCGTTGGTTATGGCCTTTACCGCCTTATCAGGGAATGAAGATGACGCATTTACCGCTTTTAATCGTTACTTTCCAGGGGCAACTTTATTAATTGATACCTACGATACTGTAGCTGCTGCCGAACGGTTAGCCCAAAAAATGGAGGCAGGAGAAGCAGAGGTAAAAGGGGTTCGTTTGGACTCTGGAGATTTAGGGGCCTTGTCCAAAAAAGTGCGATCGCTACTTCCCCATGTGAAAATTGTGGCCAGTGGAGATATTGATGAATGGGAGTTGCAACGGTTGCGAAAAGAAAACGCTAGTATCGATGGTTATGGCGTGGGAACTCGTTTAGTGACGGGAAAACCGGTCAATGGAGTCTATAAATTAGTAGAAATTGATGATATTCCGACCATGAAAGAATCAAGCCATAAAATGACTTATCCGGGGCGAAAACAGGTATTTCGTCGCTATGATCACGGAATTATCAAAAGCGATCGCTTAGCCTTAGCAGATGAAGCCATTGAGTCAGGAGAAACCCCTTTATTAGAGTTAATGATGAAAGAAGGTAAAACAATTAAAGAAAATGAATCTTTAGAAACCATTGCTCAACGGGTTCAATCCTCCGTAAAAAGTTTACCTTCAGAAACTCATAATATAACTAAACCAACGCCCATTAAGGTGAATATTTCTGAACCGTTAGAAAAATTACGTCAATCTTTAATTCATTAA
- a CDS encoding vWA domain-containing protein: MKIQLTSALNDSHIDANQSNTQRQVAISLSAVTESSAPQSRSLRDRTLPLNLGLILDHSGSMTGKPIKTVKEAAMRLVDGLGASDRLSVVAFDHRAKVIVPNQPVDDIERVKQAIERLKPEGGTSIDEGMKLGIKEVALGKDDRVSQIFLLTDGENEHGDNERCLKLAQVAAEYNITVNTLGFGNHWNQDVLESIADAVGGTLCYIEQPEQALTEFSRLFTRIQSVGLTNAYLCLEFIPEVRLAEFKPVAQVEPETVELNPQQEGNSYIVRLGDLMTDNPRVILVNLYLSQLSPGNQTIGTVQVRYDDPAISQTALLSEKIPLTVEVQGVYEPKVDSNVQKSILTLAKYRQTQLAEAKLNQGDRQGAATLLQTAAKTALQLGDQNAATVLQSNATQLQAGEELTEAQRKKTRIVSKTVLQSDE; encoded by the coding sequence ATGAAAATTCAGTTAACAAGTGCCTTAAACGATAGTCATATTGATGCTAATCAAAGCAACACCCAGAGACAAGTTGCCATATCCCTTTCTGCCGTCACCGAAAGCAGCGCACCGCAAAGCAGATCTCTTCGAGATCGCACGTTACCCTTAAACTTAGGGTTAATTTTAGATCATAGTGGATCAATGACAGGGAAACCCATCAAAACCGTCAAAGAAGCAGCTATGCGCTTAGTAGATGGGTTAGGAGCAAGCGATCGCTTGTCTGTGGTAGCCTTCGATCATCGGGCAAAAGTCATTGTTCCCAACCAACCCGTTGATGACATCGAAAGAGTCAAACAAGCGATCGAACGTCTCAAACCAGAAGGGGGAACCTCCATTGACGAAGGGATGAAGCTAGGGATCAAAGAAGTCGCTTTAGGCAAAGATGATCGTGTTTCTCAAATCTTTTTGTTAACCGATGGAGAAAACGAACACGGGGACAACGAACGCTGTTTAAAATTAGCCCAAGTAGCCGCAGAATACAATATTACCGTCAATACCCTAGGATTTGGTAACCATTGGAATCAAGATGTTTTAGAAAGCATCGCTGATGCAGTGGGAGGAACCCTCTGTTACATTGAACAACCCGAACAAGCGTTAACAGAGTTCAGTCGTCTGTTTACCCGTATTCAGTCTGTAGGGTTAACCAATGCTTATCTGTGTTTAGAATTTATTCCAGAAGTGCGTTTAGCAGAGTTTAAACCCGTTGCTCAAGTGGAACCGGAAACCGTAGAATTAAACCCCCAACAGGAAGGAAATAGTTATATCGTGCGTCTGGGAGATTTAATGACCGATAACCCACGGGTGATACTGGTTAACCTTTATTTAAGTCAGTTATCCCCAGGAAATCAGACTATCGGCACTGTGCAAGTTCGTTATGATGATCCTGCCATTTCTCAAACCGCTTTATTGTCCGAGAAAATTCCTTTAACTGTAGAAGTTCAAGGGGTATACGAACCCAAAGTGGATAGTAACGTACAGAAATCCATTTTAACCTTAGCCAAATATCGTCAAACCCAGTTAGCCGAAGCCAAACTCAATCAAGGCGATCGCCAAGGGGCCGCCACCCTACTACAAACCGCAGCTAAAACCGCCCTCCAATTAGGCGATCAAAATGCGGCCACCGTTTTGCAAAGCAACGCCACTCAGTTACAAGCAGGGGAAGAACTCACCGAAGCACAACGTAAGAAAACCCGTATTGTGTCTAAGACTGTTTTGCAAAGTGACGAATAA